One part of the Arachidicoccus terrestris genome encodes these proteins:
- a CDS encoding helicase HerA-like domain-containing protein, with protein MAGADQFLSTIQQGYQFKGASVKIGVGMLDGKAVKGADVNLSLKMMNRHGLIAGATGTGKTKTLQTISEFLSDAGVPVMLMDIKGDLSGLAAPGSENDKIKGRYELLDLDYTPKAFPVELLSLSKEKGVRLRATVSEFGPILLSKILDLNETQGSLVAVIFKYADDQKLPLVGLKDFIKLLQYASNEGKDDIEKSYGKISTASTGTILRKVIELQGQGADVFFDEPSFEVADLMRKTGEGKGMVNILRVTDLQDRPKLFSTFMLQMLDELYASSPEEGDLDLPKLVLFIDEAHLLFQEATDALQEKIETVIKLIRSKGIGIFFCTQNPQDVPAPILSQLGLKVQHALRAFTAKDRKAIKTAAENFPETEFYKTDELLTQMGIGEALVTMLNEKGIPTPLVHTLLCSPRSRMDILSPEEIDGVVAGSKLVAKYEAVVDEKSAYEILTDKLAQAAEQSEPPAKDKKKEHDGGFFSNPIVKSAARTAAVTITGYITRSIMGALGLGGKRRK; from the coding sequence ATGGCAGGGGCAGATCAATTTCTAAGTACGATTCAACAGGGTTACCAGTTTAAAGGCGCTTCGGTAAAAATAGGCGTCGGTATGTTGGATGGCAAGGCTGTTAAAGGGGCAGACGTTAATCTGTCGCTGAAAATGATGAACCGGCACGGCCTTATTGCCGGTGCTACCGGTACCGGTAAGACCAAAACGCTACAGACCATCAGTGAATTTCTCAGTGACGCAGGCGTACCGGTAATGCTGATGGATATAAAAGGTGATTTGAGTGGCCTCGCTGCCCCGGGGAGCGAAAATGATAAGATAAAGGGGCGCTATGAATTGTTGGATCTTGATTATACACCCAAGGCATTTCCTGTAGAATTATTGTCACTTAGTAAGGAGAAGGGCGTGCGGCTCAGAGCCACGGTCAGCGAATTTGGACCCATACTGCTCAGTAAGATCCTGGACCTGAATGAAACCCAGGGCTCTTTGGTGGCTGTTATATTCAAATACGCGGATGACCAGAAACTGCCCCTGGTCGGACTAAAGGATTTTATCAAGTTACTGCAGTATGCCAGTAATGAAGGTAAAGATGATATTGAAAAATCTTATGGCAAGATATCCACCGCCTCTACGGGTACAATTCTGAGAAAAGTGATTGAGCTACAGGGGCAGGGTGCGGATGTTTTTTTTGATGAGCCCAGCTTTGAGGTGGCGGACCTGATGCGTAAGACCGGCGAAGGCAAGGGCATGGTCAATATTCTTAGAGTAACAGATTTGCAGGACCGGCCTAAACTTTTTTCTACTTTTATGTTGCAGATGCTGGATGAGCTTTATGCCAGCAGCCCCGAAGAAGGCGACCTGGATTTGCCGAAATTGGTGCTGTTCATCGATGAGGCGCATCTGCTTTTTCAGGAAGCCACAGATGCACTGCAGGAAAAAATAGAGACGGTGATCAAACTTATCCGTTCTAAAGGGATTGGGATCTTTTTCTGTACCCAGAATCCACAGGATGTACCAGCGCCCATACTGAGTCAGCTGGGCCTTAAAGTACAGCATGCACTACGTGCATTCACGGCCAAGGATCGAAAAGCCATTAAGACAGCTGCAGAAAACTTCCCTGAAACAGAATTCTATAAAACAGATGAATTATTGACCCAGATGGGCATTGGCGAGGCGCTGGTAACCATGTTGAATGAAAAGGGAATTCCTACACCCTTGGTGCATACCCTGCTTTGTTCTCCCAGAAGCCGTATGGACATCCTGAGTCCGGAAGAAATCGATGGCGTAGTTGCCGGCAGCAAGCTCGTGGCAAAGTACGAGGCGGTAGTGGATGAAAAGAGCGCCTATGAGATACTGACAGACAAACTGGCCCAGGCCGCTGAACAATCCGAGCCCCCCGCAAAAGATAAAAAGAAAGAGCATGACGGCGGTTTTTTCAGTAATCCAATCGTCAAATCTGCGGCAAGAACGGCGGCTGTTACCATTACAGGTTATATCACCCGCAGTATTATGGGAGCGCTGGGATTGGGCGGAAAGCGCAGGAAGTAA
- the murI gene encoding glutamate racemase, protein MQANHPIGIFDSGYGGLTILRQIRSMLPDYDYIYLGDNARAPYGSRSFETIYEYTLEAVKWFFKQGCPLVILACNTASAKALRTIQQKDLPGLAPDNRVLGIVRPTSEVIGDMSEGGNIGILATQGTVESESYLLEIEKFFPEVSVFQQACPIWVPLVEYGEQDNPGTDYFVRKYIDLLLKKEPRIDTVLLACTHYPLLLEKIKEYMPVDIQVITQGQIVADSLADYLLRHSELTERITREGQMDFYTTERATTFNRQAERFFGTEVGATQVHKL, encoded by the coding sequence ATGCAAGCAAATCATCCAATAGGTATTTTTGACTCCGGCTATGGAGGATTGACCATTTTACGGCAAATACGGTCCATGCTGCCGGATTATGATTATATCTATCTGGGTGACAATGCCAGGGCCCCTTACGGTTCCAGAAGTTTTGAGACCATCTATGAATATACACTTGAGGCCGTTAAGTGGTTCTTTAAACAAGGCTGCCCTCTGGTAATTCTGGCATGTAATACAGCTTCTGCAAAGGCATTGCGCACCATCCAGCAAAAAGATTTGCCGGGTCTGGCACCTGATAACAGGGTGCTGGGTATTGTCCGGCCGACCAGCGAAGTGATTGGTGATATGAGTGAGGGAGGCAATATAGGAATTCTAGCCACTCAGGGCACAGTCGAATCAGAATCCTATCTACTCGAGATCGAGAAGTTCTTCCCTGAAGTAAGTGTGTTTCAGCAGGCTTGCCCGATCTGGGTTCCACTGGTGGAATACGGGGAACAGGACAATCCGGGGACGGATTATTTTGTCCGGAAATATATTGATCTGTTACTTAAAAAAGAACCTCGCATAGATACGGTTTTACTTGCCTGTACGCATTATCCATTATTGCTGGAAAAAATAAAAGAATATATGCCGGTAGATATTCAGGTCATCACGCAGGGTCAGATCGTGGCCGATAGCCTTGCAGATTATCTATTGCGACATTCCGAGTTAACCGAGCGGATTACCAGAGAGGGACAAATGGATTTTTATACGACTGAACGGGCAACCACCTTTAACCGGCAGGCTGAACGGTTTTTTGGAACAGAAGTAGGGGCCACACAAGTGCACAAGCTGTAA
- a CDS encoding sugar transferase — MNEKALILKNKAKTYYFLLDFLSVILVWVIIVLVRSEKMHISGERFLISGQLIRSLLVFTFWLLLFTVTGAYRYSVFEKSRVNEFFVTFFQTLFGCLIIFFILFLRDKQGYGYHFKIFFLYWWLQLCLTYFLRGLQLKWAKQKMKSGDFFFTTLLIGNRYKALKAFYSVEDFYKNLGYRIVGFLTTSFGHSPVTATLESKIKWLGIAEDLSVVMKAHRIDQVIVALEEDEIQMMQPLISALSEYDVLIRIVAEDMDIIKGSVKTSNVLNAPFITINTTVMVDWQYNLKMVLDKFFSVIGILVFSPVILFVAIRTYFSVKGSIIYSQERIGFKGKPFNIYKFRSMIPQAEKDGPQLSYDDDKRITSWGRVMRRWRLDELPQFWNVLKGEMSLVGPRPERAYFIEQIMEHNRYYKYLLKVKPGLTSWGMVRFGYASSVREMLERMQYDLMYIENASLLIDFKIILHTLKIIFLGKGK; from the coding sequence ATGAATGAGAAAGCCCTAATATTAAAGAACAAAGCCAAAACCTATTATTTTTTATTAGACTTTCTGTCCGTTATTCTGGTTTGGGTGATTATTGTCCTGGTGCGGTCTGAAAAGATGCATATATCGGGTGAACGTTTCTTGATCTCCGGCCAGTTGATTCGCTCGCTACTGGTATTTACCTTCTGGCTGCTGCTGTTTACCGTTACCGGCGCTTACAGGTATTCTGTTTTTGAAAAGTCCCGTGTCAACGAATTTTTTGTCACTTTTTTCCAGACCCTGTTTGGCTGCCTGATCATCTTTTTTATCTTGTTCCTCAGAGATAAGCAAGGCTATGGCTATCATTTTAAGATATTCTTTCTTTATTGGTGGCTGCAGCTCTGCCTGACTTATTTTCTCAGGGGATTGCAGCTCAAATGGGCCAAACAAAAAATGAAGAGCGGCGATTTTTTTTTTACGACGCTGCTGATCGGCAACCGCTATAAAGCATTAAAGGCCTTTTATTCTGTAGAGGATTTTTATAAGAACCTGGGATATAGAATTGTCGGGTTTTTGACAACCAGTTTTGGGCATTCCCCGGTGACCGCCACGCTGGAAAGCAAGATCAAATGGTTGGGTATTGCAGAGGACCTGAGTGTCGTTATGAAAGCCCACAGGATTGATCAGGTCATTGTTGCGCTGGAGGAAGATGAGATTCAAATGATGCAACCATTGATCAGCGCACTGAGTGAATACGATGTACTGATTCGTATTGTTGCAGAGGATATGGATATCATCAAGGGATCTGTTAAGACATCAAATGTACTCAATGCCCCTTTTATTACCATTAATACCACAGTAATGGTGGATTGGCAGTATAACCTGAAAATGGTCCTCGATAAGTTCTTTTCTGTGATTGGTATTCTTGTTTTTAGCCCCGTCATCCTGTTTGTTGCCATCCGTACCTATTTTTCCGTTAAGGGTTCTATCATTTATTCCCAGGAAAGGATCGGCTTTAAAGGCAAACCCTTTAATATCTACAAGTTTAGATCGATGATCCCACAGGCCGAGAAAGACGGCCCTCAGTTATCCTATGATGACGACAAGCGGATCACTTCCTGGGGACGGGTAATGCGTCGCTGGCGGCTGGATGAACTGCCTCAGTTCTGGAATGTCCTCAAGGGGGAAATGAGCCTGGTAGGACCGAGACCGGAACGGGCGTACTTTATTGAGCAGATCATGGAACATAACCGCTATTATAAATATCTGCTCAAAGTGAAACCGGGGTTGACTTCCTGGGGTATGGTCCGGTTTGGTTACGCGTCCAGTGTCCGGGAAATGCTGGAAAGAATGCAGTATGACCTGATGTATATTGAGAATGCATCCCTTTTGATCGACTTTAAGATTATATTACATACATTAAAAATCATATTTTTGGGTAAGGGGAAATAG
- a CDS encoding Gfo/Idh/MocA family protein, with amino-acid sequence MYKYRVGVFGAGHLGKFHINNWLELEKAQLVGFYDPSDQAAAEVMNKYGLKRFESPESLIAAIDIADIVTPTDHHFEMCELAIKNGKHVFVEKPLAYTLEEGKRLIEMIKEANVKVQVGHVERFNPAFVAARNYSLNPMFIEVHRLAQFNPRGTEVSVIMDLMIHDLDIILSLVKSDVKHISASGVCVLTDTPDIANVRIEFNNGCVANLTASRISMKKMRKIRLFQKDAYIGIDFMEKKTEIIKMKGEADQEAFSFDIDVAEGRKKTIAIANPKIKETNAIKEELSAFINSIENGKPVIVSEIDGYLAMEVAHKILEKINKNNAIALQG; translated from the coding sequence ATGTATAAGTATAGAGTGGGTGTATTTGGAGCGGGGCATTTAGGTAAATTTCATATTAATAATTGGCTGGAGCTGGAAAAGGCACAGCTGGTCGGATTTTATGATCCCAGTGATCAGGCGGCCGCAGAAGTAATGAATAAATATGGCCTGAAGCGGTTTGAGAGTCCTGAAAGCTTGATAGCAGCTATCGATATTGCGGATATCGTGACACCAACCGATCATCACTTTGAAATGTGTGAGCTCGCCATTAAGAATGGCAAGCACGTTTTTGTGGAAAAACCCCTGGCTTATACCCTGGAAGAAGGTAAGCGGCTTATAGAGATGATCAAAGAAGCGAATGTAAAGGTACAGGTCGGACATGTCGAGCGGTTTAATCCGGCATTTGTAGCCGCCCGTAACTACAGCCTGAATCCTATGTTCATCGAGGTACACCGCCTGGCACAGTTCAATCCCAGAGGAACAGAAGTGAGTGTGATCATGGATCTGATGATCCATGATCTGGATATCATCCTCAGCCTTGTGAAAAGTGACGTGAAACATATTTCTGCCAGCGGGGTCTGCGTTTTGACAGACACTCCCGATATTGCCAATGTACGCATTGAGTTCAATAACGGCTGTGTAGCCAATCTCACGGCCAGCCGTATCAGTATGAAAAAAATGCGTAAGATCCGGCTTTTCCAGAAGGATGCCTATATCGGAATCGATTTTATGGAGAAAAAGACTGAAATCATCAAAATGAAAGGTGAGGCTGACCAGGAAGCCTTTAGTTTTGATATTGATGTAGCCGAAGGCAGGAAAAAGACCATTGCCATTGCCAACCCCAAAATCAAAGAAACCAATGCAATAAAAGAAGAGCTTTCTGCGTTTATAAATTCAATTGAAAATGGTAAACCGGTTATTGTGAGTGAGATTGACGGCTATCTGGCGATGGAAGTGGCTCACAAGATTCTGGAGAAAATCAATAAAAATAATGCTATTGCACTGCAGGGATAA
- a CDS encoding peptidase associated/transthyretin-like domain-containing protein translates to MYRLLLIISVCLLSVTVRGQDTYFYGYVKDSITELPIQDVHVSTGNEDTSDYTNIHGLFVIKAHEGDTLTLLRVGYFSQKIALKGTILSDTLHITMVPKTHELESVTVSSYSYEDYQADSVDRIRYFEQAIGYAKPLFDNANTGAGIGISLERIFSHRQQNKKRALRLFQEVEEEKYVDFRFNPIIVHSYTGLKGDSLQQFMNKYRPSYKWLRNHTRQVDLLYYINGKLKKYFKR, encoded by the coding sequence ATGTATAGGTTACTACTGATAATATCTGTTTGTCTGCTGTCGGTAACTGTCCGGGGACAGGACACCTATTTTTATGGGTATGTGAAGGACAGTATCACGGAGCTTCCGATTCAGGACGTACACGTATCCACAGGTAATGAGGATACAAGCGATTATACGAACATCCATGGCCTTTTTGTAATCAAGGCCCACGAAGGGGATACGCTGACACTATTGAGAGTCGGCTATTTTAGCCAGAAAATTGCGCTTAAGGGCACTATCCTTAGTGACACACTTCATATTACAATGGTACCTAAAACGCACGAACTGGAGAGTGTTACGGTATCTTCCTATAGCTATGAGGACTACCAGGCAGATAGTGTGGACAGGATTCGCTATTTTGAGCAGGCCATTGGCTATGCCAAACCCTTATTCGATAATGCCAACACGGGAGCAGGGATCGGCATTAGTCTGGAGCGCATATTTAGCCACCGTCAGCAGAATAAAAAAAGGGCACTAAGACTGTTTCAGGAGGTTGAAGAAGAAAAGTACGTGGATTTTCGGTTTAACCCGATCATTGTACATAGCTATACCGGTCTGAAGGGAGATAGCTTGCAACAGTTCATGAACAAATACCGGCCTTCTTATAAATGGTTGCGTAATCATACGCGGCAGGTAGACCTGCTTTATTACATTAATGGCAAGTTGAAAAAATATTTTAAGCGATAA
- a CDS encoding OmpA family protein — MASKKYTMMLGLLGLISTAAFAQDTSTTTSESVSTQGTSISAGTNADDSWIYDGTNKVRVTKEDQQNGFLNHTNPYPAKPRNMMELGIGLGPSFLFSPIDPRFGYGASISLRKALGHTFSVRLGYGASNNFGLDYRTRNASDTKNSKIIAAYGKSNNNYLANYKTFIQQASLDLIADLNSLSHYRGNPKTSFYALVGYSFNMANVAINAFQKDGSIYDWSSLPGGSRKDIKDYAKDQLSKDQSNGILDVKGKDDMNRQYETAGVERNGTRDDAVGSEKTINRHGLDAGLGVAFKVSPRFNIGIEQKFTMFFNNSDVLAGLVLQKQGRNTTLSSTQVRFNFNLGNSDKRIEPLWWVNPNNYAYNKLATRDVLPDADGDGVTDQFDQEPNTPAGCAVDTHGRSLDTDGDGVPDCRDKQVLTPQSWFPVDADGVGTEPEPACCQELRDKLASMPAQAECAITSLPSVNFSGSSIKLDDAAQSALTSAAAQLNSNPNCKVKIVGYGASNKRAQQLSWDRVNAVKNFLIEQQGISEGRIIFTYGYDGDANTVDLQPTTESGPSTVPAPHPNLQK; from the coding sequence ATGGCAAGCAAAAAGTACACGATGATGTTAGGTCTTTTAGGCCTTATCTCGACAGCAGCTTTTGCTCAAGACACCAGTACAACTACTAGCGAGTCTGTGAGCACTCAGGGTACCAGCATCTCTGCCGGCACCAATGCTGACGATTCATGGATCTACGATGGCACTAACAAAGTGCGCGTTACCAAAGAAGATCAGCAGAACGGTTTCTTAAACCACACAAACCCTTATCCTGCTAAACCTCGTAACATGATGGAGCTGGGTATTGGTCTCGGACCCTCTTTCCTGTTCTCGCCAATCGATCCTCGTTTTGGTTATGGAGCAAGCATTTCTTTGAGAAAAGCGCTGGGTCACACTTTCTCTGTAAGATTAGGTTATGGTGCGTCTAACAACTTTGGTCTGGATTACAGAACAAGAAATGCATCTGACACTAAGAATTCTAAGATCATTGCGGCTTATGGTAAAAGTAACAACAACTACTTAGCAAACTATAAGACCTTTATCCAGCAGGCTTCCTTAGACCTGATCGCTGATCTGAACTCTCTTAGTCACTATCGCGGTAATCCTAAAACAAGCTTTTATGCTTTAGTAGGTTATAGCTTTAACATGGCTAACGTAGCAATCAATGCTTTCCAAAAAGATGGAAGTATTTATGATTGGTCTAGCTTACCAGGTGGTTCCAGAAAAGATATCAAGGATTACGCAAAAGATCAATTAAGCAAAGATCAGTCTAACGGTATCCTGGATGTTAAGGGTAAAGATGACATGAACAGACAGTATGAAACAGCAGGCGTTGAAAGAAACGGAACACGTGATGACGCTGTTGGATCAGAAAAAACCATCAACCGTCACGGTTTAGATGCCGGTCTGGGTGTAGCTTTCAAAGTTTCTCCAAGATTCAATATCGGTATCGAGCAGAAGTTCACTATGTTCTTCAACAACTCTGATGTGTTAGCAGGTTTGGTTTTACAAAAACAAGGTCGTAACACTACTTTAAGCTCTACTCAAGTTCGTTTCAACTTCAACCTGGGTAACAGCGATAAGAGAATCGAACCATTGTGGTGGGTTAATCCAAACAACTATGCTTACAACAAGTTAGCGACTCGTGATGTATTACCTGATGCTGATGGCGATGGTGTTACTGATCAGTTTGACCAGGAGCCTAACACTCCAGCTGGTTGCGCTGTAGATACACATGGTCGTTCACTGGATACAGATGGTGACGGTGTACCTGATTGCAGAGACAAACAAGTGCTGACTCCTCAGTCTTGGTTCCCTGTTGATGCTGACGGTGTTGGTACTGAACCAGAACCAGCTTGTTGCCAAGAGCTTCGTGATAAATTAGCTAGCATGCCAGCTCAGGCTGAATGTGCAATCACAAGCTTACCAAGTGTTAACTTCAGTGGTTCTAGCATTAAATTGGATGACGCTGCTCAATCAGCATTGACTTCTGCAGCTGCTCAGTTGAATTCTAATCCTAATTGTAAAGTGAAAATTGTTGGTTACGGTGCTTCTAACAAACGTGCTCAACAGTTAAGCTGGGATAGAGTAAATGCTGTTAAGAACTTCCTGATCGAACAGCAAGGTATCTCTGAAGGTCGTATCATCTTCACTTACGGTTACGATGGTGATGCAAATACAGTAGATCTTCAGCCTACTACTGAGTCAGGTCCTAGCACAGTACCTGCTCCACACCCAAATCTTCAAAAATAA
- a CDS encoding efflux RND transporter permease subunit codes for MWYRLGKWIIKWRVLLLSLLAIATLIMGYLAKDIKMSYEFSKAIPVDNQKYQDYQHFLKTFGRDGNTVVVGIKTDKFFTKDIFNQVTVLQNGIKAARGVTGVLSVPSSVDLKKVDSLQKFQPENIFSPPYKDQALLDSNAARFLNLPFYQGLLYNNQKHAYLIAVSLNDTLINSKERTDIINGIMAPIEAFEKVSGLDVHVSGLPFIRTSVGDKIAHELNWFLLGSFLLSAITLWLFFRSVSAMLMSLAVVAMGVIFSVGTMVLLGYKITLLTALIPPLIVVIGIPNCIYFLNKYHGVYKEKQNKYQSIIMMVGRMGIVTLFCNIAAAIGFAVFAFTSSDLLKEFGVVAGINIMVLFLISLIFIPSLLSMLPAPKAVHMRYLDNKYLARVLVKIEKWAFYHVKYVYGVTFVLLVAAVIGTLRMKAVSHVVDDLPHSDKIYTDLKWFESNFNGVMPLEIVVDAKKKNGLFRNLRTIDKIDQFSAYLATQPDVAKPLSFVNALKFARQAFYEGDSTYYGVLTQFEVPFMGSYIQEINKQSKDADARKNALSSMVSRFIDSNKQIARISVNMKDVGTKKLPVLLDSFRHEADNLFDTAHYKVTFTGSTVTFLEGSTYIVEGLGESIFWAFILIALAMLYLFKSTRMLFCSLIPNVIPLIVTAGVMGWLGISIKPSTVLVFSVALGIAIDVTIRFLINYKQELPRHNNDIDATLKQTIMHTGISIIYTSLVLVAGFIIFIFSEFAGTESLGWLTSLTLAVATLTNLVLLPVLIKTLSGKKKQAARTNQ; via the coding sequence ATGTGGTATAGACTGGGGAAGTGGATCATTAAATGGCGTGTTTTGCTTTTATCTTTGCTGGCCATAGCTACCCTAATTATGGGGTATCTGGCCAAGGATATCAAAATGAGCTATGAATTTTCTAAAGCTATACCCGTTGATAATCAAAAGTACCAGGACTACCAGCATTTTTTAAAGACCTTCGGCCGTGACGGCAATACAGTCGTTGTCGGCATAAAGACCGATAAGTTCTTTACGAAAGACATCTTCAATCAGGTGACTGTACTCCAAAATGGTATTAAGGCGGCCCGTGGTGTTACTGGTGTTTTGAGTGTACCCAGCTCGGTAGATCTGAAAAAGGTTGACAGTCTCCAGAAATTTCAGCCGGAGAATATTTTTTCTCCTCCATACAAGGATCAGGCCCTGTTGGATAGTAATGCCGCACGTTTTCTTAATCTGCCGTTTTACCAGGGACTACTCTACAATAACCAAAAACATGCTTATCTGATTGCGGTTTCACTCAATGACACACTGATCAATAGCAAAGAAAGAACTGATATTATTAATGGCATCATGGCACCTATTGAAGCCTTTGAAAAGGTCTCAGGGCTGGATGTTCATGTGAGCGGCCTGCCTTTTATCCGCACTTCAGTGGGGGATAAGATCGCTCACGAGCTCAATTGGTTTCTGTTGGGGTCTTTTTTGCTTTCGGCCATCACACTCTGGTTATTTTTCAGGTCCGTCAGCGCTATGCTGATGAGTCTTGCGGTAGTCGCTATGGGTGTCATATTCAGTGTAGGCACGATGGTGCTATTAGGCTACAAAATTACCCTGCTTACGGCATTGATTCCTCCTTTAATTGTTGTAATCGGTATTCCAAACTGTATCTACTTTCTCAATAAATACCATGGAGTTTACAAAGAGAAACAGAATAAATACCAATCTATTATTATGATGGTCGGCAGGATGGGCATTGTCACCCTGTTCTGTAATATCGCTGCGGCCATAGGATTTGCTGTATTTGCCTTCACCAGCAGTGACCTTTTGAAAGAGTTCGGGGTGGTAGCCGGGATCAATATTATGGTTCTGTTTTTAATCTCCCTGATCTTCATCCCATCGCTGTTAAGTATGCTGCCGGCTCCTAAAGCGGTACATATGCGCTATCTGGATAACAAATATTTAGCCAGAGTACTGGTTAAAATTGAAAAGTGGGCCTTCTATCATGTGAAGTATGTGTATGGCGTGACTTTTGTCTTACTGGTGGCTGCTGTAATCGGTACCCTTCGCATGAAAGCCGTTTCACATGTGGTGGACGACCTGCCTCATTCCGATAAGATATATACGGATCTTAAATGGTTTGAATCCAACTTTAACGGTGTAATGCCGCTGGAAATTGTCGTTGACGCCAAGAAAAAGAACGGCCTGTTTCGTAACCTGCGCACCATTGATAAGATTGACCAGTTCTCTGCCTATCTGGCAACACAACCCGATGTGGCTAAGCCTTTGTCATTTGTCAATGCTTTAAAATTCGCACGTCAGGCCTTCTACGAGGGGGACAGTACTTATTATGGGGTATTGACCCAGTTTGAAGTGCCGTTTATGGGTAGTTACATTCAGGAAATCAATAAGCAATCCAAGGATGCTGATGCCAGGAAAAATGCCCTCAGTAGTATGGTTAGCCGCTTTATTGATTCTAATAAACAAATAGCCAGGATCAGCGTTAATATGAAGGACGTGGGTACGAAAAAGCTGCCGGTTTTACTGGACAGCTTCCGTCACGAAGCAGACAACTTATTTGACACGGCTCACTATAAAGTCACTTTTACCGGATCTACCGTGACCTTCCTGGAAGGATCTACTTATATCGTTGAAGGATTAGGGGAGAGTATTTTCTGGGCTTTTATTCTGATCGCCCTGGCGATGCTCTACTTATTTAAATCGACCCGGATGCTGTTTTGTTCCCTGATCCCTAACGTGATCCCACTGATCGTGACGGCAGGTGTTATGGGCTGGCTGGGCATTTCTATTAAACCCTCAACCGTGCTGGTTTTCAGTGTGGCGCTGGGGATCGCCATTGATGTGACCATCCGTTTTTTAATTAACTATAAACAGGAATTGCCCCGGCATAATAATGATATTGACGCTACTTTAAAGCAAACGATTATGCATACCGGTATCAGCATTATTTATACCTCCCTGGTACTGGTGGCCGGGTTTATCATCTTTATTTTTAGTGAGTTTGCCGGGACGGAAAGCCTGGGCTGGTTAACTTCTTTGACTTTGGCAGTCGCTACCCTGACCAATCTGGTGTTACTGCCCGTACTGATCAAGACATTGTCCGGTAAAAAGAAACAGGCAGCCCGTACGAATCAATAA
- a CDS encoding polyprenyl synthetase family protein has translation MKKANQLIAAELSEFERHFKAAVKSKVPLLDRIMQYIVKRKGKQLRPMFVMLSARLGGAVNEKTYRAASLVELLHTATLVHDDVVDDAHERRGFFSINALWKNKVAVLVGDYLLSKGLLLSINNGDFRILQILSTAVKQMSEGELLQMEKSRSLNLDEEVYYNIIKGKTASLLSSACGAGACSTFGQEEDIQRLESFGEKVGMAFQIKDDLFDYGAANIGKPTGNDIKEKKLTLPLIYTLNNTTPDIRRKIIYIVKNQNTRKDKIKYVIDRVREAGGIDYATEKMNQFRDEALELLFHYPVSDVRDALEELVRYTTDRKY, from the coding sequence GTGAAAAAAGCAAATCAACTCATCGCCGCAGAACTCAGCGAGTTTGAGCGTCATTTTAAGGCAGCCGTTAAAAGTAAAGTCCCCTTGCTGGATCGCATCATGCAATATATTGTCAAGCGTAAGGGCAAGCAATTGCGTCCCATGTTTGTCATGCTGAGCGCCCGGCTGGGAGGTGCCGTTAATGAAAAAACTTATCGGGCCGCCTCTTTGGTAGAATTACTGCATACAGCGACGCTGGTACACGATGATGTGGTAGATGATGCCCATGAGCGAAGAGGTTTCTTCTCCATTAATGCGCTGTGGAAAAACAAAGTCGCTGTTTTAGTGGGCGACTATCTTTTATCCAAAGGACTTCTACTGTCCATTAATAATGGGGACTTCCGGATTTTACAGATCTTGTCTACAGCTGTCAAGCAAATGAGCGAAGGGGAGCTGCTGCAAATGGAAAAGTCCAGAAGCCTGAATCTGGATGAGGAAGTTTACTATAATATCATCAAGGGAAAGACCGCCTCTCTGTTATCCTCCGCCTGTGGAGCCGGCGCCTGTTCGACTTTTGGCCAGGAGGAAGATATCCAGCGCCTGGAGTCCTTCGGAGAAAAGGTGGGTATGGCTTTCCAGATCAAAGACGACCTTTTTGATTACGGTGCTGCCAATATCGGTAAACCAACCGGTAATGACATTAAAGAAAAGAAACTTACGCTGCCGTTAATATACACGCTTAACAATACAACTCCCGACATCCGGAGAAAGATTATCTATATTGTCAAGAATCAAAATACCCGCAAGGATAAAATAAAGTATGTCATCGACCGGGTAAGAGAAGCAGGCGGCATTGACTATGCAACAGAAAAAATGAATCAATTCAGAGACGAAGCCCTGGAACTGCTGTTCCACTATCCGGTGTCCGACGTGCGGGACGCCTTAGAAGAATTGGTTAGGTATACCACAGATCGAAAATATTAG